The proteins below come from a single candidate division KSB1 bacterium genomic window:
- a CDS encoding STAS domain-containing protein produces the protein MIEPSIDYRHSEIELAVEDLVFCQHQNDKVIIQFRNISHLCKQHAKKIHEYLKYQVRGDKDVVVDLNGIISVDAQGLAVLIYFHKKVTDQNRHLTLTNPSSSIRKLLWFTEIDRLIPIESENEINFAISPEVNSIIDIYDPVSLLTREKKYR, from the coding sequence ATGATCGAACCATCGATCGACTATAGACATTCAGAAATTGAATTGGCGGTTGAAGATCTTGTATTTTGTCAACATCAGAATGATAAAGTCATTATCCAATTTCGCAATATTTCACATTTATGTAAGCAGCATGCAAAGAAAATTCATGAATATCTAAAATACCAGGTTCGTGGTGATAAGGATGTGGTTGTTGATCTTAATGGCATAATCAGTGTTGACGCCCAGGGATTGGCTGTTCTTATTTATTTTCATAAAAAAGTAACGGACCAAAATAGACACCTCACCTTGACCAATCCATCTTCTTCGATTCGTAAGCTTCTTTGGTTTACGGAAATAGACAGGTTAATACCCATAGAAAGTGAAAATGAGATTAATTTTGCTATTTCACCGGAAGTGAATTCAATTATAGATATTTATGATCCGGTTTCTCTTTTAACCCGCGAAAAGAAATACAGATGA
- a CDS encoding Na+/H+ antiporter subunit E gives MYRILSFFTLLVFWVLLSGKFDLFHLTLGIISCLIIAQWTKDLFLRKKAKGISVYFLILPKFIAYSFWLLLQIIKANLSVIYLALHPRMINLLDPCVIRFKTILKNDFAKVVLANSITLTPGTITIRIEGDEFVVHALTEKIAAGAPGDMENRIANVFKDFS, from the coding sequence ATGTATCGAATACTATCTTTTTTCACATTATTGGTATTTTGGGTCTTACTTTCTGGGAAATTTGATTTATTCCATTTAACCCTGGGTATTATTAGTTGTCTTATTATTGCCCAATGGACAAAGGATCTTTTTCTTCGCAAAAAAGCAAAAGGAATATCAGTTTACTTTTTGATTTTACCTAAATTTATCGCATATAGTTTTTGGTTGCTGTTACAAATCATAAAAGCCAACCTGAGTGTGATATACTTAGCGCTCCATCCCCGAATGATCAATCTTCTGGATCCATGTGTTATTAGATTTAAAACCATTCTGAAAAATGATTTTGCCAAAGTAGTATTGGCCAATTCAATTACTTTGACACCAGGAACCATCACGATTAGAATAGAAGGCGATGAATTCGTAGTTCATGCTTTAACTGAAAAAATAGCTGCGGGAGCACCCGGTGATATGGAAAATCGCATCGCTAACGTATTTAAGGACTTCAGTTGA
- a CDS encoding pH regulation protein F, which produces MEFFFNIVAVTLALLMGCALIRAILGPTVIDRIVGVNLVGTKTTVLIIIIGTIFNRVDMFVDIALGYALLNFIVSIAASRYFQRYPSMHPEEKPSSIETEQS; this is translated from the coding sequence ATGGAATTTTTCTTTAATATAGTTGCTGTAACATTGGCTTTATTGATGGGTTGTGCATTAATTCGAGCTATATTAGGCCCAACAGTCATTGATCGAATCGTAGGTGTTAATTTAGTTGGGACTAAAACAACCGTTTTAATTATCATTATTGGTACTATTTTCAACCGGGTAGATATGTTTGTGGACATAGCCCTTGGATATGCATTGTTGAATTTTATTGTCTCGATTGCCGCATCCCGGTATTTCCAGAGATATCCATCTATGCATCCTGAAGAAAAACCATCTTCAATTGAGACGGAGCAATCATGA
- a CDS encoding monovalent cation/H(+) antiporter subunit G, translated as MIINTLSIILICTGLFFFLGTVIGVLRFPDFYTRMHAAGKGDTLSTVLILLGFAVFNLHDIGHITFSSILVSLKILLIAGFILIASPTATHAIMDAGDKTGVKHWTKPKKSMNNMNKR; from the coding sequence ATGATTATAAATACGCTTTCAATCATTCTTATTTGTACCGGATTGTTTTTTTTCCTAGGTACGGTAATTGGCGTGCTTCGATTTCCTGATTTTTATACTCGAATGCATGCTGCAGGCAAAGGAGACACTTTATCCACTGTATTAATACTTCTTGGATTTGCTGTTTTTAATTTACACGATATTGGACACATTACATTTTCTTCCATATTGGTTAGTTTGAAAATCTTGCTCATTGCTGGATTTATCTTAATAGCAAGCCCAACTGCAACACATGCAATTATGGATGCCGGTGATAAAACCGGTGTAAAACACTGGACAAAACCAAAAAAAAGTATGAATAATATGAATAAAAGGTAG
- a CDS encoding DUF4040 domain-containing protein yields MIWQLDFIFLTFVVIIAIASLKVRDLMSAAILFGAYSFIMCLLWIGMGAVDVAFTEAAVGAGVSTVFFIATAFNTTRRTKD; encoded by the coding sequence ATGATTTGGCAGTTAGATTTTATTTTTTTGACATTTGTCGTTATCATTGCGATAGCATCTTTGAAAGTGAGAGATTTAATGAGTGCGGCCATTCTTTTCGGCGCTTATAGTTTTATTATGTGCTTACTATGGATTGGAATGGGTGCGGTGGATGTTGCATTTACCGAAGCGGCCGTCGGTGCCGGTGTCAGCACGGTTTTCTTCATCGCAACGGCTTTTAATACGACAAGGAGAACAAAGGATTGA